TACTCCAGTGATCTTTCTTCTTTGGTCCCCACCCTGATCTTAGTTCTGATACATTAATTCTTGCTTGGAATGAAGTCCAGCAGAATAGGCTGCAGTAGGAGAAGCTACTGTTTAAAAAATCTGCCAAGAACTTTTACTCCAATTGTGAGCAGAAACCTGGAACTGCAGTTTTAAAGACATAGACCTTATTTAGATCACTGCAAATCAGTAACTCCACGGAGGATAACAGGATTTaaatcccatccccacccccataACTGAGATCAAAATTATGGTGTCAagtcatttttgaaaaaaattcatcttATAAGATTCCACAGAAAATGTTTCACAGCTGCTCAGAATTTAAGGAAAGTTAATACTTCCAGATGCActtgagaaaaatctcatttacCTGATTTTGCACCTAATGTACTACTGAAGTTAATGAGATGTAAGCTCTTAAGTCATttagttgcttttgaaaattttacttaATGATCAGTTCCAGCTTTTCCAAAGAAtttatttccatgtatttcaAAAACTGTTGTTATGAGTCTTTTATTATGTTTCAGCATTCCTTTGGTCTACTTGACATAAATACACAATAGTACAAATTTTATGGTAAATCTCCTGTACCttactagaaagaaaaattagtctTTTGTTGCTTTCATACCAGTAGAAAACAGAGGGTCATAATGTGCTCACAAATAAGGGTGGATAGAGAACTGGAGCAGAGAGACATGGGAAGACATTCAGGGTTTTTGCTAAGCGGAAGCGAAAGTTCTGTGCATTAGCAGTAAATGGGGAGGCGGCAGGGTAGCACTGAAACACTGCCTGCCGGAATCGCATCCTTGATCTGACTCTTACTGACAGTCAACAGCAATTGAGGTCTCCAAACGGAAatggctgaaagaaaaacagggtAAGAATTAGGTGAAGGGAGAAAGGCTGGCGGAGAAAACAGGTAGCTGCAAAGTTAAATACAAATTAGAATTCCTTTAGAGTAATCTTTTGAGATCTCGTGATGACCAAGGCTGTGAAGGATTTGCCCTTGAATGGCAGAAGGGCATGGGGCAGGATGAGACCGGGGAAAGGCCGACTACAGAGCAAACATACGAGAGAGTGGGTGGATAAAAGTTCTCAAACGTAAAAAATTGCAGTAGttggaaagagcagaaaaggagaagattAAAAGGTTGACAGTTCAGGGGAAACACAGAACATTCACTTCTGTATGACACTGCAAAGAAATGTTATCTAGGGGTTTTGGTAGCGGCAGTATCTTTTTTTGCAGGGATACAGTGCCAGTATTTTAACAAGGGCTATGTGTAACAGCATTTGATATCTCCAGCTCAGGCACTCTGggttttcctgaagaaagaagTTCAATGGTAGCACGTTCACCTTGCCCTTCAGTCTTGGGGTTTCCGTAGCTgtgggcactggggctgcagCGGTTGTGCTGTCAGCACGGTGAGCGTGAGAAGGCAAATTCCAGTGGCAGCAGAAGTTCATGGCATTCATTTCGGTGGTGGGTCGTGGAACAGGATCACAGTGTAACAAACAGCTACTCCTAGTGTGTCGGGTGGATTGTGTAACAGCTCCTTCTGGCACTGGTCCCATATGCCTGTGTGCTTTTCCACCATGACTCGCCCATTGTGCACATGTCCATCACGATGCTTTGCAGGATGGTGAGATGATTAGGAAGAGAAATGCCCCCAGTGATTTGTCCTGTTCCCATACAGGGTGCATCAGCTGTGGTGGAGACGTTGCAGAAGTAGCCCCCAGCTGCTTATCCCACTGAATTTTGGGAATTTCATTGCAGTGGTTGGTCCTGTCTTGTTTTCAAGGTTGCCAGCACAAAGCAAAAGGAGTTCCCTAATTTGAATGCAAAAAGATGCTCCTTTTATCACTTACATCCCAGCTTGTCAGTGGCATTAGGGTAAGTTTATGCACTTCTCACTGGATCCCAGATTTGCTGACCTATTTCCAGTTTTACCCCATGTATGAAACCAGTGGTCCAAACTGTTGGCCTTTTCTCTTCATAACCTTCTTTTAGTAACTAAATGAGTACGTATTCatgaggcagggctggagggcaggTTGTAGCTCTATGAAAGTATCGGTGTATTTGTGTCCTTCATTCCAAGACCACATCCAGTATGAGCCTTGGTTCATGGGTGAAAATAATCCTCTCTCGATCCAATAGGATATTATGATTTAGGTGAGGAAATGAAAAGTGGATTTAGCTGGAATACTGCACACCACACTTGAGTGAGCTATTTACTCTTCAGgggactgaaatattttattattggGCAACCAAGTGGAATTAACACTGCAGAAGTTTAGTTGGGTATGAAATACCTACTCTTACACAGCATTTCTAAACTGTTAGCCAAATGAAAGATAACAATGTTTTTTCCCATACTGTTTTTAAAGTGGCCAGTCTTAATCTCTGATTCTGAGCAAattgggggtgtttttttgtcttcagtgaaCAGTAgatgcaaatacattttgaaggCAATTAggcacagtatttttatttttgctcacaaTAAACTGCAAGCACAAAATTGCTAGCACAAGATTGAAGGTTATTTATTAAGATTATATGCCACATTTGATTAATCTCTtacccacttttttcttttattagtaaaattttaaatttccagGGGATCTGTACAGAATTCTAAGGGGTCAGATTACAAGGCTGAAAATACTTATGACTGCTGGCTGTGTGTGCAGAATATACTGTATTCACTAGGTGCTTCTTGCTGCTCAGCTGCTCTCAGGTAACCTGCATCTCTCTCCTGGAGTCCCAGCAACATCAGCTACCCTGAAATACTGCAGATCAGCACATCCTGGAGAAGTGTATGGCTGTCATAAGGCCATTTTCTCCTGCTATTCTTCAACAGCATTGCTCTAAGAAGATAACAAATGACATAAAACTGCCAAATAGGTCTGCAGGGAACAAAAGGCCCGTTATTTCCCCAGTGGAAAGGAACATGTTAAACATTGCTTTACTTCCCATACCCCCCCCAGCTACTGTTGGTGATTGCTGATCAAACTGTTGAGTGCTGCCTTGTCCTGCTCTGTGGCCACGTGTCCCTGCCACCTGCCTTTTTGCCAGACATTGTGTTTCTGAAACTGCCCAAACTGCAGAAGATAGCCAGGTGAAAACAAATCCAGccacacatatgcacacagagcaaAGTTCTTGGTGTGGTCTGTCTTCACCAGCAGGGACTGGTCAACATGAGCATGTTCAGAAGGCAAGCAGATTTCCAAGTTGTGTGTAATTGAGGATgggaggtggggacagggaggaggaagagcaggatcGCTGTTTTGGAGGGCAGCCCCATGCCTAGGTTAGCTTACAGTGACTGGTGAACCAACACCTTGGACCGAAAGTGATGTGTTCTTCCACAGGTTCGATAGGAGGCTCAGGTAGAGCACCGTGGGCTTTGCATGATCTTTGTTAGTATTTATGGTATAGCTGTTCAAGTGCTGCTGGAAGCTGAGGAGATGATGGAGAAAGGGGCTTGCTCTGTGCTATCTGACATGTGTTCAATTAATTCTTTTCTAAAGACAATTTTATGATGTCATGCAAGTTGGAAGCCATAATTTTGCTGTCAACCTTGTCCTCACTGTGtccttttctctggaaaaagtaGAGTGAATCTTCACTGCCAAAAAGATCTCTGTTTTAATTCATCATGCCTGCTATAATAATAGAGGCAGTTTTAAGGTTAGAATAGCATATAGACAAGATGATAATTATTGCTCTGAAGCTTTTCTGGAGAAGAAGGCAAGAGGAAATTTTCCATTAACATTAGaaacaaatacagcagaaggTGACAAATAAATGCTTCCACCATGCTACTTCTGCATGATCAGAAGACACTTGCCTAATCCCAACATCTAATTGTCACATGATTAAAAATGTACGAGATCTCATGAACGTACAAAAGATTGTGTATAGCAGCGTAAGTGCTTGATTTAAATGCATAATTAATAGCTTCACTCAGCTTTATGTTGAAATGCAAGATCAACAAGGCATGTATCCAAGAGACGTACTGAAGTTTTTGCACCAAAGCAGCTTATTAGTGAAACTATGCTgataactttttcatttttagacagttggctgaaggggaaaaagaagttttaagCTATTTGTAACTTTTGGGAGGGGTCTTTGATATACTTAAGAAGCTAGTGAGTTAAAAAACGCCAAACAACCTCAAAACCCAGGCACATCCATTATTTTAACAATTAACTTTTACTTACCAAGAACGTATTTGGTAtgtaaaaacatgtaaaaagttGCACATTGATACTGGTCATAAAGTGTAGAAAATTCTGTGCTTGCTGATTAGGTATGTATTATAACTGTAACCACGTACTTCACCAGAAGCCCACCCTGCTTGTGGCTCGTGTGCAGTCCCTGCGGAAAACTTTCATGGATTCAGAAAAGACAACGTACAAAGCTTCTGTAGGTTCAACTGTAAATTATGCATTTATATTATACCCAGTGCACACATAGAAACACCACTGCTTTCTGAGTTTTTGCACTTCTAACATACTAATTCAGTAAAATACTTAAGAGTACTGGTTAATTTTAAGTCTGTAAAAAATACAGTTCAGTATTGGACCCAAACATATTACTGTCTTGTTAGTTTTAGCtatcttaatttctgcttttgaaggAACGTTAATCCAattcacttcttttattttttaaagtatatgcCAGGATTcaactgttttatttcagtttggtaGCActgagttggggttttttttgtcctaaCTGATCATAATGACAGCTAAATGTCAGCTTCATTTGTATCTTAGCTCAAACTATAAACAGAAAAGTATACAaaaaggaagatgcttttttACACACTCAGtgaattatttttgctgtgtACCTTATGCCAAACAGTTTTGATTCTGCATGTGACTTACAGTCCAAAAGCCGTACCcatacatttttctgattaaattattttcaatattttgcatCTAGTGCAGAGAAAAcactgctattaaaataaatgcatttaaaaaaattggaacTTTGTTGAAACATAATTCCAtcgagaaaaaacccacaatatttttatatataacattttGGATATATTTTACGTCAAAACATGATCACCAGTCAAACTGGTGACATCTAAACCCAATACATTATTGtgacttctaaaataaaaaatcagaacaaaactaAATCACCATGTGTTGGTGATTTAAACACAACAAAACTCTAGTATTCTTCAAAAGTGTCtactaaatataataaaaagaataagagAACAATTAACATTTAGtctgttacattaaaaaattggATGTACATATTTCTATTTCCTGTTAGCTTTACCTAAGCCTTCTCAactactacaaaaataaaaagaaaactcattgTTCAAAGTCAAAAACATTCAAATCAGTTGATACAACATTACAGTACAGTCAACTAACATCATTCAAGGTCTCCTTTTCTCAGTGTATGAGTCCTTAGACCAGTGTTACAAACCTCGTTCAATGCAGTTTCAAAACTGTATGTTAGCTTTGCAGGATACTGTACTCTACTGATGGCTTCAGAAGAATGGGGTTGTGCTACTTTTGAATCACAGGGTAACCCCAGCCTCTCATTAATTTTATTCAGCACTGTAGTTAGAACAGCATTAAGTTTAGCACAAtaactaaaaaaaggaaaaaaaaaagaattggaagCTAGGTGAAGCTGCCATTTGTGTCAAACAATTGCGATACGCTATactaaaaaattctgaaatatccACCTGTCCTCACCACTCTGCCACAAACTAGCAAAGTCAAAAATACAAAAGTCTTCAACTTCTCATTTttgcagaataaagcaaaaaagtcTTTGTGCTCCTTACTACCAGAAGCAAAATATCCTCTGAGTTACCACATGTAATAGCTTCTGGATGTGTCAACTTGGGTTGGCTTGGTCTCTGCAGAACCATCCTTGTCTTTTTCACTGTCACCTTCCCAGAGATTAATAAGTGGAGGGTAGAGCTCATTCAGTGGGATTGAAGAGGtcttttgcatatattttttcaaTGAGTGGTGGTAgttttttctcttaaatctttTCGCAATATAAACAGAAATGGAGGCGAGGCTAATGACAGCAAACATGGATCCCATTACTGCTGCGAGGGCAGTGCTGGTTTCTTGGTCTGAAATATCTAGcgcaaaagctgcattttttgttGTAACATTAACGCAGGACTTCTGTGTTTGCTGATGGATATTTGACACCGTTAGACACACTTCATAATCTGTAGATGGTTGTAAATGTGTGAGGTTATATTCATGTACATCAACTGGGACCCTAGCAGTGTACGTAATGTGAGGGTTGTCAATCTTCATAGTGGCCGATGACCATTTTAAATTGGAAGTCATGACATTGGAATTAACTTTCCAAGACACTAAGATTGAATGCGATTCAGCTTGCTTAACGTAAATTTTCAGAACCTGGGTACCATCCAAAAGTGTTCCATTCACCCGGATAGTAGCGACCCTCGTGTCAGCCCCTTCTATGTTTTGAGCAACACAGGTGTACCTCCCAGAGTCTTCAACCTGGATGTTAGAGATTTCCAAGGTGCCTTCACTACTCAGCTTGTATTTGTCAGAGAGACTTTCGACAGTTACTTTATTGCCGAGAGGAGTGACCCAGTAAATTTCTGGCTCAGGTTCTGCCATGGCCCGACAATCTAAAAAAACTGTCATGCCAATGTCCAAGTTTAAGTGATTTGGAAAAGTCTCATGAGAGATCATTGGAAGACATTGTTCGTTTGAATCCTGTATTAACACTTCCTTCACCTGCTGTCCTCTGTATTCTGGAGGCATGGCGCAAAACATGGATAGAGGTTCCATGAAACGGATATTGGTTTTGTTTGAGTTGATCCAGTGAATGACACAGTCGCACCTGAGCGGGTTACTGTGGATACTGATCTCACGCAGATTTGGAAGGGATTCCACCGTCTTTTGGTAGACTGCATTCAAGGCATTATTGTTCAGCATCAAGCTCTCCAGGGCAGGAACGTTGCGAAATGCCAAACGATGTATGTAAGACAGCTTTGGATTGTTGGTGGCTTCAAGCTTTGTAAGTTCAGGCAGGTTGTCCAGCGCATACCTATCAACAGAAACGAGTTCTCCCATATTATTGATTCCAAGCTCTTTCAATCTgagcatgtttttaaaatcacCTTCTTGAATTTTATGAATCGGATTTTTGTTGAGATCCAGGAATTTTAAATTTGGAACTTTCTCAAGCGCAAGCTGAGGAACTTTTACCAATTTGTTGTCATAGAAGGAAAGACTTTCAAGACTATCCAAGCCTACCAAGGCATTGCCAGGAATGTCTGTGAGATACATACCTGCCAAAACTAGACTCCTTAAATTTGAGAGTGGTTTGAAATTCATATCTAATATTCCAATCACTGGATTTTCTCCAATCATGAGAATCTCTAAGTTAGGAGTGGAATCAAACCAACGGCTGTCAATAACCTTTAACTTGTTGGAGTTGAGATGTAATCTCAAAAGATTCTTCAGGCCAGAGAATGCatttgcagaaatgctgctgATCTGGTTGTGATTTATATACAGCTCCTGAAGATTGCAAAGGTCTTGCAAGCAGTAGTCGGTCATCTCCGTTATCTGGTTTTCCTCCAGGTGCAAAGTAGTAAGTTGAGTGAGATTTGAGAGCCCCACATCTTTGATACTTGTGAAGTTATTTTGTGAAAAATCCAATTCTGTTAAATTAAATAGCTGTTGGAGTTCATCTGTGGTCTTTGCGATGTTGTTGCTTTGTAACAGAAGGACTTGAGTGTCACTGGAAAGATTGCTGGGGATTTTTGTTAATCGAAGGTCATTGCAGTCAACTGTTGTGGCTTCCCTGTACGTTGACTGTGGTGTAAACCATGGCCTGATTTCACATACACAAAGCTGTGGACATTCGTTACTCTGTATGGAAGACTCAGTTAATGAATTCATTAACAATTCTAGCACCAACTGGCAAACAGTTAAAACAACTCTAACCTTCGCCATGCTGGTCAGCTACTGAGTTCAGCTCCCCAGCCCCTTAAAATAACAGATTGAGAGGCTAATTTGTTATCAGGCAGAAAATGTAAAGCTTGAAGTTTAAGGTGAAAGGCTTGGACATCCAGAAGGTGAAAGATGATGTTCTGAGTTTAGAGAAGACAAGAAATGGTCTGAAGACTCCTAGCTGCTCCTCTGTGTTCCAGAATCTTCTGCAAATCAGTGTCTGAAGATGTTCCTGAAAACAGATTAGGGTATAAGTTATGCTCATCTCGTATACAGTTCatatattatttaatttcttcatcccttaaagaaaaatatctgaaaacaatCATTATTTTAACATTCATGTCTCTTATGAAAATCCTGATCTGGTGTAGTTAAGTTATGTAGGGTTTGGAACTCTCTTCTACTTGGGATTTACATGAGAAAACTCTCTGATAGTTCCCAAGTGAGTGAGTGGAACAATGTATGCAATcgtctgaaaataaaacttttggatACCTTTCAGTTTTACTCTGCAATATCTGTTTGAATGGCTTGAGAAATGCTAAAGATCGCAGATATGCTTGTGAGCGCAGCTATGTCTCAAACGAGTGTTCAGAGCATAATCCCGATGGGAGTCAGGGTACCAGAGCCGTCCCCAAAGCTTGGATTTCAGGTGTGTGGAATTAAGGCTCAGGAAGATGTTGGTTTATAAGTTTCAAGCTAAATGCATATGAACTTTGCCAAAATTCTTCCGAGTTAATCAAATTGGTTCCAGATAACAGCTTAGATTTAATCCAGCTAAGCACCAAACAATAGCAGTAAATTTGATTAAATGAATGTACCGTCCTTATTTTAGCTGTTTgtactgcattgtgcatcatACATGAACTGTGTATCACAATTCCAAATTACTATGTAAACCACACAATTTATCTCTCTTTAGCCTGAAGTTATTCATGCAAGAGTAAGTTTAAATTAACCCAACAGTGTCCAGTGTACCTCAGAAAATCTGTTGTGTCGTGGATCTTTAAACACATATTCAAGGAAAATGTAAGCTCTTACTaaaatctttctcattttcactttATTGAAAAAGTAAGCTCCGGGAAACAGTTTGTTATCTGCAAACCTATCTATTACTGCTGCTGTAAAAAGCATGGATACAGTTTTGAGAGtttctgtatgtgtatgtgtaaaaATGTGCAATTTGGCGCCTGTGGTGTTAAATACAACAGCTGCCTATCCTCCAGTTCAGAAGTATGTTGCTTCAGTGACGGTGATGCTGCATGAACTGATTTTCTCCAACTAGTGCTTTTGTGGTGGTGATTTCACATGCTTAGCAGTATTCCTCTTGGCTCGTTGTGCACATCAATATTGGCAGATAAAGTATACCTTTACAGTATTTCACAGTGAAGGTTAAACAGGTTAGTGCCTGTGTTCAGCAAGCTTTGAATTAAATGCAAAGCATATGCGAGCAAGGCATGTAACAAATCTGAATAAGGATTTAAAGAGCAGACCTCTTGAAATTCAAGGCGACACTGTAAATCTCATGCTTTAATGATTGCAGTTGAGACTTCTCAAacaaatgttttgtctttttgtgtAACTAAAATAATCAAGTTGTGCTATATCTGAGACAGCGTACCTAACAATGATAAAATGTAATAGCAGAAAGCAGGAAATAGCATCTTTTTCAATTAGAACGTAGTGAAGTCAACCTAGTCAAAACCCACAAAAGATACTACTACATAAAATAATAAAgctaaatacagcttttaaaaacagttttaaaatagtaATCTAGATAGTGGTGACAGGAATACAATTTATACAACACTTTTACTTCAAAATCTGGTCAGcatattaaataatgaaattacagtattttatttcagattctgaTATAATGCTCTAAGTAGAACACAccaaatagtatttttattttggcatGCTGTTATTTGTTCTGTGGTTGTATTTTGGAGGAAGGGAAACAGGAATGTTAGCCAGAAAGCATTTGACCCTGTTGAGTTAGATTTTCTCTCTGGTAGCTGAGACTTAAATGAGAGCTGAGAAGACCGTGCTGGAGGGGGAAAAGCCAGATGTAGAACAAACATTCCTTCTCAAATAACTTTCAACTGATGGAGGAATTGAGTAAGACATTaactgcattaagaaaaataaatcctaacGGCACTGTAATAGTAAGGAATATATTAACATAGAGTGATGAGGAGGCTGGCATAAAGTGAGGTATGCTGACTTTAATGGATGCTTCTCTCAATTACAATCCATTTGTAGGTGACCCAAACTAGACAGTTCTAGGAATATTGACGACGTCTGAAGTTTAATTGATTTAATTCCAGATTTCTCAAATTACAATATTTGCCAGTTAGTAATGCAGGCAGTGATTTCATCTGGTAACAGTTTCGGACAGGTACTGGAGGTGGGCTGTTTACCCGCGGGCTGTTCCCTTGCGCAGGGAGATGTCTCtggtccagctctgcagccttggCTCAGTGAGGCACGAAAGGGAGCAGCACGGCCGGGGGCAACAGCCTGCACCAAACCAGATGCCACTACAAGAGGCAGTATTGCTCCAAACATTCCTGCCTTCAGAGTCTCTCCTGTAACTTTTTTCTAAGTAGACGAAGAGAAAGAAGTCCATGCCTTATAAAGCTGTAGGCCCTAATGATTTTTTAGTACTGATTTAGCTCTGATGTAGTTATATGAATCATCTAATACTCTAAAAACGAAACTGCCTGAAAAAGACttcaaagcttcttttaaaatatgttggaGCACATCTAGATTTTGAAAAAAACTAATTCGATCCTTCCTTTGTTGAATATTTATATCCTCTTACTTGCACATTACATTTATTGTTCATCCTTggtaaaaaagcatttctggttttattgaaTAGAGTTCTGGGTTTATAATCATTGTAGACATATGATTTTACAAGTTACTAGTGACACTTTCTCTTCTCTAGCTATTTTCTACTGcaaatggatttaattttctttaactggAAAATGTTCTTTAGAAATGACCTGCACATTACTGTCTCCAATctctcccagcccagggcagcttGAATGAAGCTGTAAATGAAAATCCAGTGTAATCAAAAAGTAAATTCCAATCGGCTCCGCATGCCCCAGTCCATTTTAGTGCTGTGCTTCTGTGAATGGCAGCCCAGAGGCCACAGCATGAGGGAAAAGCCAAGTCATGGACTTCTGCTTTATCTGCTGCTTATGCTATAAAACCCCATCCGTCGCTCTGATAAAAACTAAAGAGGCAGCCGTTATCAGTGAAAAAGTGCACTGCAGCTTTTTGTATAACTAAATAGCAATGGCTGCTTTTGTTCTGCAGTTTATATCTATATATGATATGCTTGGCCATCTTAGCTCTCATGTTTGTAAGAAGCTGCCAGCTCTCTGAGCGGTCACTGGCAGCCGTCCCTTTGTCCCTGGATGTCTCAGTTTTCCAGTCTTCGCAGTGTTGGCAGGACTGGTCCCAGACACCTCTGTGACACTTAGTATCCAAAGGAATAAAATAACATCATGTTTTTTGCTGGAAGACTATGTTTCCCGTTGTTAGACTCTTCTCAGGTTCTGAAGTCCTATCTAGAATTATAATCAcatctttccaaataaaaactAGACAAGATACGTATGTcggaaatctttctttttttggtggatAAGCTGGAGGACAGCcaggttttgaaaacaaaatctgtgaCAGTATGCAGTTCCAAATAGCCACCAATCACCAAGTCCATGTGGATAAACCAGGG
This sequence is a window from Mycteria americana isolate JAX WOST 10 ecotype Jacksonville Zoo and Gardens chromosome 11, USCA_MyAme_1.0, whole genome shotgun sequence. Protein-coding genes within it:
- the LRRN1 gene encoding leucine-rich repeat neuronal protein 1, with the translated sequence MAKVRVVLTVCQLVLELLMNSLTESSIQSNECPQLCVCEIRPWFTPQSTYREATTVDCNDLRLTKIPSNLSSDTQVLLLQSNNIAKTTDELQQLFNLTELDFSQNNFTSIKDVGLSNLTQLTTLHLEENQITEMTDYCLQDLCNLQELYINHNQISSISANAFSGLKNLLRLHLNSNKLKVIDSRWFDSTPNLEILMIGENPVIGILDMNFKPLSNLRSLVLAGMYLTDIPGNALVGLDSLESLSFYDNKLVKVPQLALEKVPNLKFLDLNKNPIHKIQEGDFKNMLRLKELGINNMGELVSVDRYALDNLPELTKLEATNNPKLSYIHRLAFRNVPALESLMLNNNALNAVYQKTVESLPNLREISIHSNPLRCDCVIHWINSNKTNIRFMEPLSMFCAMPPEYRGQQVKEVLIQDSNEQCLPMISHETFPNHLNLDIGMTVFLDCRAMAEPEPEIYWVTPLGNKVTVESLSDKYKLSSEGTLEISNIQVEDSGRYTCVAQNIEGADTRVATIRVNGTLLDGTQVLKIYVKQAESHSILVSWKVNSNVMTSNLKWSSATMKIDNPHITYTARVPVDVHEYNLTHLQPSTDYEVCLTVSNIHQQTQKSCVNVTTKNAAFALDISDQETSTALAAVMGSMFAVISLASISVYIAKRFKRKNYHHSLKKYMQKTSSIPLNELYPPLINLWEGDSEKDKDGSAETKPTQVDTSRSYYMW